A window of the Artemia franciscana chromosome 21, ASM3288406v1, whole genome shotgun sequence genome harbors these coding sequences:
- the LOC136040570 gene encoding uncharacterized protein LOC136040570, which yields MSRVSGLTQILTHFNMQESPMITIQCDGGDVEVKKSLLTAVSDVFKAMLESDMLEKRTNLIQANDVNFQTMKIIIDFYKEGTVSGFERLNRDTFTYIVEKYNFLGIKEEVAEYLLQRYFMQPDVKLLDSVFFTYGDRCKRTAVIKEMALMIAGGKEVPTFVNNFESPDFIELVRYVIDFPYNRFRVLLKTLCSWLSKDSERRSVVTLEIIGIIDLQKYPREDVQFLLKNLHLSEKFQGIKLLIQKYI from the coding sequence ATGAGTCGAGTTTCTGGCCTTACACAAATTTTGACTCATTTCAATATGCAAGAAAGCCCAATGATTACTATTCAATGTGATGGTGGGGACGTTGAAGTCAAGAAATCCCTATTAACAGCCGTTAGTGATGTCTTCAAAGCCATGCTCGAATCGGATATGCttgaaaaacgaacaaatcTTATTCAAGCCAATGATGTGAATTTTCAAACCATGAAAATTATAATAGATTTCTATAAAGAAGGTACTGTTTCTGGTTTTGAAAGATTGAACAGAGATACATTTACTTACATTGTGGAAAAGTACAACTTTCTTGGTATTAAAGAGGAAGTtgctgaatatttgctccaaaGATATTTTATGCAACCAGATGTAAAGTTGCTTGACAGTGTTTTCTTCACTTATGGTGACCGATGTAAGAGAACGGCAGTTATAAAAGAGATGGCTCTTATGATTGCAGGAGGGAAAGAAGTTCCCACATTTGTTAACAATTTTGAATCTCCTGATTTTATAGAATTAGTTAGATATGTAATCGATTTCCCATATAATCGATTTCGTGTTTTGTTAAAGACACTTTGCAGCTGGCTATCCAAAGACTCTGAAAGAAGATCGGTTGTGACTTTGGAAATTATAGGAATCATAGATCTTCAAAAATATCCCAGAGAAGATGTTCAATTCCTATTAAAGAATCTCCATCTTTCTGAAAAGTTCCAAGGGATCAAACTACTAATTCAGAAATATATTTAG